AGGCGGTTTGACTGGTCCCTCTGACCGGATGGTTGCCCAGGCAGTCGTGATGGCCCAGATTCTCAGGTGAATCAGTTCACCCGAACGTTGGCTGCGTCAGCCACTTCCTTCCAGGTTGCCATCTCTTTCTCGACGAATGCCTTGAATTCGGCGGGCGAGTTGCCGCCTGCCTCTGCCGCACGCTTCTCGAACTGCGCAATGACTTCGGGGTCTTGCAGCACAGCAGCTGTTTCAGCAGCGAGCTTGTCGATAATGGCTTGCGGCGTTCCCTTCGGAACCATGATGCCGTTCCATGACGCAACGTTGAAATCTGCGATACCGGCTTCAGCCATGGTCGGAACGTCAGGCAGGTTCTTCAGACGATTAGGTGCTGCGACTGCCAGTGCCTTGACCGAGCCCGCCTGAATCTGCGGGAGTGCTGCTGTGGCCGTTTTGAAGCCACCCATAACAACACCGGAGAGCACATCGTTCATGGCCGGACTGGCACCCTTGTAAGGAACGTGGAGGTAGTCCACGCCAGTACGAAGCTTGAGCAGTTCGGCTGCCATGTGTGGCGAGCCACCTGCTCCAGATGATGCGAGCGTTAACTTGCCAGGATTGGCCTTGGCCCATTCGATCAGTTCACCGACCGTGTTGGCAGGTACGTCCTTGTTCACGACCAGGATGCTGGGCGAAGTCATGGTCAGTGTCACGAAATCGAAATCTTCCAGTGTCTGGTAGGGAATCGTCGAGTACACAGCCGGGTTGATCGCTTGCGCAATCGTACCCAGCAGCATGGTGTAGCCATCAGGCTTGGCACGGGCTGCCTCGGCGGTCCCGATGTTGGAGCCACCACCAGGCTTGTTGTCGATCACGATCGGCTGTCCCAGACGATCCTGAAGTTTGGATCCGATAAGGCGACCCACGATGTCAGTTGCACCACCGGGGCTATAGGCTACGATCATCCGGATGGGCTTGTCCGGATAACTGTCGGCTGACTGGGCTGATGCGCTCAGCGGGATCATGGAAGTTGCTGCTGCGATTGCCGCTGCCGCCAGCGTACGGCTGCTCTTTTTGAGAAATTGACTCATATAGGTCTCCAGATTAGAGCTTGGTATCGGCTCTCGAGGCGCCGACTGGTTATTGTGTGAACAGAGCATCACCTGCATGTCTCAGGGAGCGGAGCGTATCCGTCCGGGCTGATCACAAAGCCGATGATGATGCTTTGTTCCATTTACGATAGCATCTGGCGTGCTCCTCGCAAACTAAGGACTCCCCGGGTGCAAGGTCAAGTGGGTGTCAAAAGGGTGGGGCGCGCTTGCGCAGGTCTGCCGCATGTTTAAAATGGGGGCAAACCAAATCAGAACGCCAGGTTGTTGCGAGAGGCTACGTCTGAACCAGACGCCCGTCTGGTTGCGGCGCAGCTTCCGGGGGACGACAACGTTGTCTGGATCATTCTTTCATTGCAGATTCTGTGTCGGATCACCTGCACTGAGCGTTGTACAGGCTTCTGACAGCCTGATGCCTGTACGTGACGTCCGCGCGTGAAGTCTTCTCATGCCTTCTGTGCAATGTCTTTTGTGCAGTGTTCATGCCAGGCCTTTGCACCGTTTGTGTGTGCGTGATCAGGCACAGAGCGCATGTCAGTCGCAGCTGTCAGGATGAGTGCAGTCCGAACGCAGCTTGAGTGTGGAATGCTCGCGCGAGTAGTACGTTGACCCAACCGGTGTGACCATCCGTCCCTTTCTGACCCGGGACCCCGTATTTTTCGACTCAACCACTTGAACAGAGAAGCCCATGGACCAACCGCAGAATTCAGTCACTCTCGCCCACGCATTGTTTCACCCAGGCGCAGTTGCGCTGATCGGTGCGTCTGGCAACCCAAAGAAGAACACCGCTCGCCCGATGCGCTTCATGCGCAAGCACGGGTGCGAGGTGCAACTCTACCCGGTCAACAAAACCCAGACCGAGGTGATGGGCGAAGTGGCGTACCCGTCTGTGGATGCACTGCCTGGTCCGATTGATCACGCGTTCGTGATGGTGAGTCATGAACACGTCTTCGACCAGGTCAGGGCTTGCGCCAAGGCCGGCGCGAAAGTTGTGACCGTGTACTCGGATGGCTTTGGCGAGATTGGCGAAGAGGGTATGGCCAGGCAGCACGAGCTGGTGGCGATGGCTAGAGAGCTCGGTGTGCGCATCGTGGGGCCCAACAGCATTGGTCTGGCCAACCTTGATAGCGGGATGATCCTGTCAGTCAACGCCGTGTTTGAGGCCGACTCATTGATACCCGGACCGCTCAGTCTGGTATCCCAGAGCGGATCAATGATGGGTTCTTTGCTCGCACGGGCAGCCGCACGAGGTTTCGGATTCAGCAAATCGATTTCCGTTGGCAACGAGAGCGACATCACGGTCGGCGAGGTTGTCGATGTGCTGGTTGATGATGCCGCAACCCGCTGCATTCTGCTGTTTCTGGAGACGATACGTGATGCGCCCTTGCTCGCACGTGCACTCGAGCGGGCCAGACAGGCGGGCAAGCCAGTGATTGCCTACAAGCTGGGTCGCTCGGAGCAGGGTGATGCGCTGGCGCAGTCGCATACTGGCGCTCTGGCAGGCAATGACGAGGCAGTTGACGTGTTTCTGAAGGCGCATGGCGTGATGCGAGTCCATCATCTGGAAACGTTGTTCGAGGTTGCACCGCTGGCAATGCAGTATGAGCGTCCCGCACCGGTAAAGGGTCGGGCACGCCGTGTGGCAGTGATCACTACCACGGGTGGCGGCGCGGCGACAGTTGTCGACAATCTTGGTCTGTACGGGATCGAGGCGGTCGCCCCGACAGCCGAGTTTGTGGAACACATGGCAGGCAGAGGGCTGGCGATTCGCCAGACGCCAGTGATTGATCTGACGCTCGCGGGAACTAGTGAACAGTACAAGGATCTGCTTGAACAGTTGCTGGTGTCTGACTGGTGTGATGGTGTATTGAGTGTGGTTGGCTCGTCTGCGCAGTTCCATCCCGAACTCGCCGTCAAGCCCCTGATCTTGTCTGACAAGCCACGCAACAAGCCGCTTGCAGTGTTCCTTGCGCCTGACGCGACAGAGTCCTTGCAGCTCCTGCAGCAAGCAGGCATTGCTGCATTCCGTACACCAGAAGCCTGCGCAGATGCTTTCGCAGTATTTCTGGAGGGAGCAGGACCGGCACCCGAGGCGGTTCAAGCGCCGATCTGGCCTGATACCCTCCCGACCCAGGGCAATCTCACGGAGTACCAGTCTAGTCAGGTGTTTGCCGGGCTTGGTGTGTCGGTGGCTAGCAGCACACTGGTGCAACCTGACAATCTCGCCCACAACATCGCTTATCCGGTCGTGGTGAAGATTTCGTCGCCTGATCTGCCGCACAAGACAGAGGCTGGCGGTGTGCAGGTCAATATCCGGAGCGATGAAGAGCTCAGGCAGGCGGCACACGAGATCATGCGCAATGTCAAAGCCTACAAGCCTGAAGCGCAGATCGACGGGCTGCTGGTTCAATCCATGTCGCCAAAACTGCTGGAATTGATTCTGGGTTACAGGCGCGACCCACTGGTCGGTGCAACCGTGCTGCTGGGCGCAGGCGGTATCACAGCCGAGCTCAATCCGGATGTGGCGCTCAGACTGGCGCCTGTGAGTCTGGAGCAGGCCTGGGAGATGATCGAGCAAGTCAAGGCGACCCAGCTGGTGCGCGGCTACCGTGGCCTGCCCAAAGGCGATTGCGAGGCACTGGCCAGATCCATCGTCGCATTTTCAAGACTTGCTGCGCTTGAAACGCCGCAGGTACTGGAAGCTGAAATCAATCCCTTGTTTGTGACCGCAGAGGGTGTGACAGCGGTTGACGGGTTGATTGTGCTCGGCGATTGATGGTCGCAGTGTGGGATGGGGGGGCCGGGGTCCAGGTTCCTCCTTTTGGAGTGCGGACGTGGATTGATCTGGTTCAAGTCACGCGTTGACAACGATGCCTGCAACGATAATCAGGAAGAATTTCAACTGGATACCGTGTTATCTTCGAAGTCACCGATTTTCTGGATTTTCTGAATCGAGCGAGTGGTTACACGGGCAGCAGGGATTCTGTTGTTCTATGGACCACATCGCACCGGTTCCAGGAGGGGATATGCGCCCTGTGCAGAGCGGGTCCGGCCACTTGCTGCATCTTTGCCCACCAGTACCACCTTTGCGACCTTTGCCAGAAGTGAAGCCCGTGCTCAGGTTCACGATCGCGCCAGCGATCCAGAAAATCTTCCAACCAATTCGGAAGGTAGAATGCCAAGCGCTTCAGATATGTCCTCAGCGATCGACTTAACTGTCAGCACTCCACGTGTAGGCGACCTGTACCCCTCTGGATTCGAGAAGTCCGCCTGTTCTCCGGTTCTGCCAGCATCCCTTCGGTCTCCTGAGTCCTGTAATCCCCGTCAGATATGTCGAGCCGGTCTATTCAAGACCTGGTTGTGCGCGCTGACGATCGTGCTGACACAGGCAAGCCTGGTTCTGACGGCTCCCGCGCAGGCGCAGACAGCGGTGCAACCAGCAATGCAGCCATCTTTGCAGCCCATCACACCTGTTCTGTCGCCAGATGCGATGGTTCCTCAGACCGCGCTCTGGTTCGACGGGTCGGTGCCAAAGCCCCAGGTCGAGCAAGCGCTTGAGGTCATGCGGCGAGCTGATCTGGATGGACTTCGCGTTCAGGACTACCGCCCCGACCTGCTTCAGGCAGAGATTCTGGCGCTGACACAGACCCCATCCGGGCAGGTCGATCCGGCGCGGGTCGCCGAACTCGACGCGATGCTCACGGCGGCCATGGAGCGATTCCTGTCCGATCTGGTTCTGGGGCGAGTTAGCCCGAAAGACGTGCACCAGGATTTTGATGACGCACCTGCTCACGAGTTTGATGCATCAGCCTACTTGCGTCAGGCACTTGCCCAAGGGGATCTGACGAATGCAGTCGCGCAGGCTGCACCAAAGTTTCCGCTTTATCCCCTTCTCAAGCAGTGGCTGGCACGTTACCGGCAGATCCAGGGGGATCCCGCCTGGGAAGGTGACCTGGCCTTGCCGGCGGGTGGCAAGCTTGAGGCCGGTCAGACCTATCCTGACGCGCAGAGAATGCGTGGCCGTCTGAAGCTGCTCGGTGATTATGTGGTCATGCCGGGCGTGCAGGAGCCGCAAGATGCTGTCTACGATGCAGATCTTAAGCGTGCTGTCCGCTCGTTTCAGGAGCGACATGGCCTGACGGTCGATGGCGTTGTCGGTAAACAGACGATCGAGGCCCTGAATGTGAAACCGGCTGACCGGATCCGTCAGATCGAGTTGTCTATGGAGCGTGTTCGATGGACACCATTGCAGCATGCTGACCGGTTGCTGGTGGTCAATATCCCGGGCTTCATGCTGTATGGATACGAGACTGATGGCCTGGGCAATATCGATGTTCAACTCGAGATGCGGGTGGTCATTGGGCGGGCCCTGAACCATCGCACACCCTTGTTTGACGAATCGATGCGGTATATCGAGTTCAGTCCGTACTGGAACATCCCGCCATCGATTGCACGCAGCGAGACGATTCCTGCGATCAAGCGAGATCCGGGCTATTTTTCTCGCCAGCAGCTTGAGTTTGTTGATGGTGCCGGGAATGTTTTTCAAGAGGTCACGCCCCAGCGACTTGATGCGGTGCGGGCAGGCCAGCTTCGGATCCGGCAACGCCCAGGGCCGAGGAATGCGTTGGGCGATGTCAAGTTTGTGTTCCCCAACAACATGAACATATTCATGCATCACACTCCGGCGACTCAACTCTTCTCCAGAAGCCGGCGAGATTTCAGTCATGGTTGCATCCGCGTCGAAGCGCCTGTCGATCTGGCCCGGTTTGTGCTGGCCAACGATCCGGCCTGGGACGAGAACCGGATCCGCCAGGCGATGGGGCTGGGCCGCTCGAACACGACCCGCTTGCAGCAGCCGGTGCCAGTGGTGATTGCCTACAGCACGGTTATGGCTCGCGATAACGGGAAAATCTACTTTTATTCAGATATTTATGGGCATGACGAGCGTCTCGGGCTGGCGCTTGAGCAGCGTCTGTAAATCAGCACGGAGAAGTAAAAGCATGCGTCAAGTAAAGCGAGCAGACATGGTAATCAACACTAGAAGATCCTTGCTGAAAGCGTCCGGTTTCGGATTGCTGCTGGTCGGCGCGCCTGCGCTGGCGAAGGTGACCACACCGGTCAAGATACCGGGACGTCAGATTGGCATGAATCACCTTCATACATCAGAGAGAATCGGACTCGTGTATGCCAGGGGGCCTGTCTATCTTGATCCAGCCCTGGATAAACTCAATGTCTTTTTGCGGGACCACTACACTCACGAAGTGGGGAGTATGGATCCCGGGCTGTACGACATTCTTCACGACATCCGCAACGCGCTCGGTGCGCGGGGGCACTACGAGATCATTTCAGGGTATCGCAGTCCCAAAACCAACGAGCGACTGCGTACCACCCGTGGTGGGGGTGTGGCCAAACGCAGTCTGCACATGGATGGCAAGGCAATCGATGTGCGCCTGCCCGGTGTGCCGTTGAAGGATTTGCGTGAGGCGGCGATTGCGCTTGAGCGGGGCGGAGTTGGGTATTATCCGCGTGATAATTTTGTGCACGTTGACACCGGTAAGTTTCGTACCTGGTGAGTAATCTGCCCGGGGCGCAATGTCGCCCAGGGCGTGATGGATGTTTGCTCTGTGTTATCTGGCAATATCCACGTCCGGCTCGATGCTCGGTGGTAGCGCTGCGGGCAGGGAGGGGCCTGTTTCGTCGAGCCCTGGCTGAGGGCCGACAGGTGCCAGAATGCGGGCGATCAGCCAGTTCCAGGTCGGACCCAGTTCCGGACGGCTGCCTTCCTGAATTGCCGGCCGGTTAACGTCGAGCTGGTTGTCGGGCCCAACGGATCCGAGATTGAAAACAAAGAAGTAATTGGGCTCGAATCCCATCCGGATATCGGTGACGTACACATTGTCATCACGTTCGTGCATCCGGTAGAACCCCTTTGAGAAGCGCGCAACCTCACGTACACCCGGGTGATCCCAGTGCTGCTCGATCAAGTCAGCGCGGCGGTCATATTGACGCCATTCAATCTTTGGCGAGTCATCAAACACCGAGTACCAGCCCTCGTAGTAGTGTGTGGGGGACACAGCGACCATGCGCCAGAGAAAAGTGTTCAGCGGTGAAGGGGTGATGAGCCATTCATCGATGCGGTCCCCAGGCGGCGATGCCTTGGCCACGGTCGTGACGTGCTCCTGAGCAATGACGGTCCAGACCATGTAGGTACTGCTGACAAGCAGCCCCAGGGCGTTCCAGGTCCACCTGAACCGGGATCGGCTCCAGAGGCAGGCGAGCAAGCCGATCAGTAGTGGCGCTGTGTATAACGGGTCAATGATGAAGATACTTCCCTGCCCGAAAGGATAGTTGCTCCAGGGCAGGGCGAGTTGAGTGCCGTAGACCGTCATATAGTCGATGCCGACGTGCGTGATCAGCACCAGCCAGAAGGCCATCCACCAGCGGGAGAAGGTGGCTGCCTGGCGGTGAATCAAGTGTGCCACCGCCGCAAAAACCGCTGAGGCTGCAGTGAGATAGGCGATTGCGTGCGTTTCGGCACGATGGCGAGTCATGTTGAGGATGGCGTCTCCGAAGTCCATCACCACATCGAGGTCGGGTGCGGTTCCAGCAAAAGCTCCCCAGAGCGCAGACTGCCAGACCGGGACTTTGCGTCCCATGACGGCAACGGCAACTGCGGAACCTAATGTGATCTGTGTAAGGCTGTCCATGAGTCAGGTTTGATGATCTCGAATCGCAACAGCAGACGCGAAAGACTCGTCTGCCAGAAAAGGATGATGGTCTGGCTGACATGGCGGAACTGTTTCCGACCCTGTCAGGGCTGTGCATGAGTACTGCATGGCATTTGGCCATGCTCCCAAAGGCACACATTATGAGTCACTGAGCGATGAATAGTTCGCACGGTGGCAAAGCGGCGTAGTGCACTCAGTCAGCGAGGTGGCACGCCTTAATCTTTGACCAGTCCCCCATCGACAACCAGATTCTGTCCGGTGACTGCGCGAGACCAGGGCGACAGAAAAAACAGCACGGCATCGGCGAATTCTTCGGGCGTGGTGACCGATTGCAGCGGTGTGTTCCGGGCGATCAGGTCAAATACAAAATCCGGTGTGGCAGCACTTGCATCGGTGGTTCTGAGCAGCCCACCTGACACCATGTTGACCGTGATGCCATCGGGACCGAGTTCGTGCGCTGCTGTGCGGGTCAGCGAAAGCAGGCCTGCCTTGGCCGCGGTGTAGTCGTGGTAGGGGACGACCGGATTCTGAAACAGATTGGTTCCAACATTGACGATTCTGCCAAACCTTGCAGAGCGCATGCCCGGTAGTGTCGCCTGGATCGTGTTCAAGGCTCCCCCGACGGCCCCTCGTGCCTGCTGCTCGAAATGTTGCAAGGTAATGGTGTCGAGTCTGGGGCGGTCATCTCCGTTGAACGTGAATGAGACCAGGGCATTGTTGATGACGCTGGTGACCGGGCTCCCGAACTGGGCTTCGATCTGTGAGACCATCTGGCCCACAGCCGCAGGATCGGTTACATCGGCCTGGACTGTGCAGACACGGCTTCCGAGTTCTGACTGCAGGCGTTCTGCGCTGGACTGACTGCCGAGGTAATTGACGGCGACTCTGGCGCCTTCACGATGAAGGGCCCGCACAATCGACTCGCCAAGGCCTCGTGCTCCCCCAGTGACCAGCACAATCTGTTGTTCGATCTTCAAATGCTTGCTCCGTGGTGCGAATTCTGATGTCGGAACATCGGTGATATCTCTCATTGTCTGTTTGCGTACTCATCTCAAACCCAGGGGTGAATCGCAAAGCGATCGACGAGTAGACAGTGAAACGGCAGATGATAGCGCGCCGACGTGACTGACAGGATGACATCACGCCAGCTGTATGGGCTATTCAAATAGTCTGGGCGCTTTCGGGTGATGTGTCGCACTGCTCACGCATGATAAACCACGCAAAGCCACACAAAACCACACAAAACCAGACAATCTTGTCGGAAACAGAAGGTTTCTCGCAGATCGTGAACCAACTCGCATACCATGAGTCAGACTTTGACGTTTGTTGCCCCTGCCAGCCGGCAAAGGTTGCCCGCCTCGAATGCCTATCAAATCTTTCTGGAGCCCGGATGCTATACGACCTGCTTAAAACTGTTCACATTCTGTCACTTGTCCTCTGGATCGGGGCATGATGTTTGTGCAGTGGTTTCTCAGGCCCGCCCTGCTGCATCTTGCAAGCGAGCAAAGACTGGTATTGATGCACGAGGTGCTGACCCGGTTCTTCCGAGGGGTTCTGATTGCCTGTGTGCTGGTTCTGGTGACGGGCTTCTGGATGATTGGTCGCGTCGCTAAAAGCACTGTTCAGGCGGGTGGGTCCTTTGACATGCCGATCGCCTGGTGGGTCATGGCCGTTGTAGGTACCCTGATGGTGGCTATTTTCATGCACATCCGGTTCGCCCCGTTCAGGCGGCTAGGTGATGCCATCAAATTTACGGCGTGGGACAAGGCAGGGCAGGCCCTGGGGCAGATTCGCAATCTTGTCGCGGTCAACCTGACCCTGGGTGTTTTGCTGATTGTTTACGTGTTGCTCGCCTGATCGAGGGGTTGCAGGCAGGAGGACGGCACAAACACCTGCCCGTCCATCAGTCTGCGTGCGCTGCGACTGACTTTTACAGCGTTTACCACAGCCTGTCCGGATGCGTCTGTATGCACATCCGCACCAATGCGCAAGACACCAGAGGGGTGACCGAAGACGATGTCATTGCGGGCGTGTCCGAGAATCTGGCTCACTACGGTTCCTTCGATGGCCGCTGCCGCTGCGATGCCAACCGCACCGGTGCCCGTCATCGCGTGGTGTAGCTTGCCCATGGAGAGAATCCGCGCCAGCAGATCAATGTTGTCCGCACTGACGGTCTTGCCATCGGACGCCGTGTAGGTATCCGGTTTCGCAAAAAACGCCAGCTTGGGTGTGTGCTGACGGGATCGGGACACTTCTTCGACAGAGAGTCCAAGACCCATCCGGACCGCGGCGTGGGCGCGAATCTGCTCGAGCCGATCGAGGAGATCGTGGTTGCTGTTCAGATCGACTTGCAGTTCCTTGCCAGTTAGCCCGAGCGATGCCGCACTGACAAAGACAGCCGGATTGCCAGCCATGATCATGGTTGCAGATAAGGTGCCAAAGCCCGGGACCTCGAGTTCGTCGATGCGATTGCCGGTCGGGAACATGCCCGAGACACCAGCCTGGCCATCTTCACCAGCCTCGCTGTTGCTGGCGCCAGGGTCCAGAAACTCAATCCTGATCTCAGCGGCAGGAAAAGCCACGCCATCGAGCTTGAACTCGCCCGTCTCGAGAACCTGGCCCTCGCGGACTGGTACGTGTGCCAGTATCCGCTTCCGGATGTTGGCCTGCCAGATTCTGATGGTTATCCCGCAAGCCTCACCAGGTGATATCAGGCCACGATGGATTGCAAAGGGTCCGACTGCAGCAGTCAGGTTGCCACAGTTGCCACTCCAGTCGATCAGAGGCTTGTCGATTGATACCTGGCCAAACAGATAGTCGATGTCACTGTCAGGCCGGTCGCTGGCCGAGATGATCACAATCTTGCTGGTGCTGCTGGTCGCTGCTCCCATGCCATCAATGTGCTGACCATAAGGGTCCGGACTGCCGATCACCCGCATCAGAACCTGGTCACGTATGACAGGATCTTCGGGAAGATCCTCAGCCAGGAAAAACACACCTTTGCTGGTACCTCCTCGCATGTAGGTGGCACGAATGGGAACTTGCATGGTTGAAACTCGCTTCTTCAAAGACTTGCATCGTCAGAAACAAGTGTTGTAACCAGTTTTTGTGGTGTGCGTAAAGAGAGGTGCTGTGCAGACAGGATGCCTGCGAAGAAGTTTGCCCCCATGCCGGGATGAATCATTGGCATGGGGAGGTCGGGATCAGCCAAAACGTCCGGTCAGGTAGTTTTGTGTCAATTGATGCCTGGGATTGACAAAGATATCCTCGGTCTTGCCAACCTCGATCAGCTTGCCCAGGTGAAAGTAGGCAGTCCTGTCTGAGACCCGGGCAGCCTGCTGCATCGAGTGGGTGACGACCACGATGGTGTAGTCACGTTTAAGCTCATGCATGAGCTCTTCCACTGTTGCCGTTGCAATCGGGTCGAGCGCTGAGCAGGGCTCATCCATCAGGATGACTTCAGGGCTGACGGCAATCGCCCGCGCAATGCAAAGGCGTTGCTGCTGACCGCCGGAAAGTCCGGTTCCCGGGTTGTCCAGCCGGTCCTTTACTTCCTTCCAGAGGCCGGCCTTGGTCAGCGCGGCTTCGACGATCTCGTCCATCTCGGCCTTGCTGTTGGCCAGTCCGTGAATCTTGGGGCCATAGGCGATGTTGTCGTAAATGGATTTCGGGAAGGGATTGGGCTTTTGAAACACCATGCCCACACGCGCGCGCAGTTCGACCACATCCAGATCGGGCGAGTAGATGTCAGTGCCATCGAGTTCGATCAAGCCGGTGATCCGACAGTTGTCGATGGTGTCGTTCATGCGGTTAAGCGTACGCAGGAAAGTGGATTTTCCGCATCCGGATGGGCCAATGAACGCGACCAGTTCTTCGCGTCCGACTTCCAGATTGACATTGTTGATCGCTTGCTTGGTGCCGTAGAACACGTTCACGTCACGGGCAACGATTCGCGGGTTCTTTGCGGTGGTATTGCCCAGTGTCTTGAAGCTGTCGTCTTCGTAGTTGCTGTTATCCAGCGGGCCGCTCGGCGTGGTTGCCATGCCTTGGTTCCTTTTGCGTGAATGTAGGTCCCTGAGAGTCTGAGTCATCAGGGGGTCGACAATACATTAATTGGTTTTTTCGAACTTGCTGCGCAGGTAGACCGCGATCATGTTCATGGTGACCAGAAAGCCCAGCAGCACCAGAATCGCTGCACTGGTGCGCGATGCAAATCCTCGCTCGGGACTGTCGGCCCAGATAAAGATCTGCGTCGGCAATGCGGTGGCCGCATCCATCGGGGAAGCAGGCACCGCGGTGATAAATGCGTTCATGCCGATGAGCAGCAGCGGTGCAGTTTCGCCAAGTGCCTGGGCCAGTCCGATGATCGTTCCAGTCAGGATGCCAGGCATGGCCGAGGGCAGGATATGGTGAAACACGGCTTGCTGTCTGGACGCACCGATCCCCATGGCGGCCTCGCCAATCGAGGGTGGTACAGCCTTGATAGCCGAACGGGTCGCAATGATGATCGTTGGTAGCGTCATCAGGGCAAGCGTCAAGCCACCCACCACCGGCGCAGAACGGGGCATGCCAAACCAGTTCAGGAACACCGCCAGAGCAAGCAGGCCGAACACCACCGACGGAACTGCTGCAAGGTTGTTGATGTTGATCTCGATCAGGTCTGTGAACTTGTTGCGCGGTGCAAACAGTTCGAGATAGATTGCCGCGCCAATGCCGACCGGGAAACTGATCAGAAAACACACCATCAGCGCGTAGAACGACCCGGTGAGTGCACCGGCAAGTCCTGCAATTTCCGGAAACCTTGAGTCTGCGTTGGTGATCAGGCCCCAGTTGATTTTCGAACTGATCTGGCCCCTTGCCTTCAGTTCGTCAAACCACTGGATCTCGTCCTGCTTGAGACGTCGGAATTCTTCTGGCGTATCCCGATCAATCAAGGCTTTGTTGAGCTGGTCGTACGGGTCAGATACGGGAACAGAAAACGGGATGGTCGTGCCAATGACGTGCGGATTGGCCACAACATAGTCTCGTAACAGAAACTGCGAGGCGGCACTGGGCATCGAGGTGAGCCTGCGTCGTTCTGCCCGGTTGGTGACTTGCGGAAACTCTGCCTCGATCGCATCGTTCACGACGTTGCGAAACCGGCCCTTGAAAGGATCTTCTCTCGAGACATATTTTTCGCTGATATCAAAGTTCAGCGTGAGATAGGTCTGGGTGAAAGCTGGATAGCCTGACATGGTCAGACTGCCGACTAGCAGCACCAGGATGCCGATTGCCACAAACAGCGCGCTCAGGCCAATGGCCCGCAGCGTCATGTCGCCACGCTTGCGCCGAGCATAGCGCGGTCCGGACATCAGCTCTTTCCAGTCGGGTTTTTTCAGTTTTGCGGTCATGATGGTGTCCGGTCCTCAGTCATACATTTCGCGGTACTTGCGCACAATCCGCAGTGCCAGCACATTCAGGATCAGGGTGACGA
This sequence is a window from Orrella marina. Protein-coding genes within it:
- a CDS encoding Bug family tripartite tricarboxylate transporter substrate binding protein; this encodes MSQFLKKSSRTLAAAAIAAATSMIPLSASAQSADSYPDKPIRMIVAYSPGGATDIVGRLIGSKLQDRLGQPIVIDNKPGGGSNIGTAEAARAKPDGYTMLLGTIAQAINPAVYSTIPYQTLEDFDFVTLTMTSPSILVVNKDVPANTVGELIEWAKANPGKLTLASSGAGGSPHMAAELLKLRTGVDYLHVPYKGASPAMNDVLSGVVMGGFKTATAALPQIQAGSVKALAVAAPNRLKNLPDVPTMAEAGIADFNVASWNGIMVPKGTPQAIIDKLAAETAAVLQDPEVIAQFEKRAAEAGGNSPAEFKAFVEKEMATWKEVADAANVRVN
- a CDS encoding acetate--CoA ligase family protein — protein: MDQPQNSVTLAHALFHPGAVALIGASGNPKKNTARPMRFMRKHGCEVQLYPVNKTQTEVMGEVAYPSVDALPGPIDHAFVMVSHEHVFDQVRACAKAGAKVVTVYSDGFGEIGEEGMARQHELVAMARELGVRIVGPNSIGLANLDSGMILSVNAVFEADSLIPGPLSLVSQSGSMMGSLLARAAARGFGFSKSISVGNESDITVGEVVDVLVDDAATRCILLFLETIRDAPLLARALERARQAGKPVIAYKLGRSEQGDALAQSHTGALAGNDEAVDVFLKAHGVMRVHHLETLFEVAPLAMQYERPAPVKGRARRVAVITTTGGGAATVVDNLGLYGIEAVAPTAEFVEHMAGRGLAIRQTPVIDLTLAGTSEQYKDLLEQLLVSDWCDGVLSVVGSSAQFHPELAVKPLILSDKPRNKPLAVFLAPDATESLQLLQQAGIAAFRTPEACADAFAVFLEGAGPAPEAVQAPIWPDTLPTQGNLTEYQSSQVFAGLGVSVASSTLVQPDNLAHNIAYPVVVKISSPDLPHKTEAGGVQVNIRSDEELRQAAHEIMRNVKAYKPEAQIDGLLVQSMSPKLLELILGYRRDPLVGATVLLGAGGITAELNPDVALRLAPVSLEQAWEMIEQVKATQLVRGYRGLPKGDCEALARSIVAFSRLAALETPQVLEAEINPLFVTAEGVTAVDGLIVLGD
- a CDS encoding L,D-transpeptidase family protein produces the protein MPSASDMSSAIDLTVSTPRVGDLYPSGFEKSACSPVLPASLRSPESCNPRQICRAGLFKTWLCALTIVLTQASLVLTAPAQAQTAVQPAMQPSLQPITPVLSPDAMVPQTALWFDGSVPKPQVEQALEVMRRADLDGLRVQDYRPDLLQAEILALTQTPSGQVDPARVAELDAMLTAAMERFLSDLVLGRVSPKDVHQDFDDAPAHEFDASAYLRQALAQGDLTNAVAQAAPKFPLYPLLKQWLARYRQIQGDPAWEGDLALPAGGKLEAGQTYPDAQRMRGRLKLLGDYVVMPGVQEPQDAVYDADLKRAVRSFQERHGLTVDGVVGKQTIEALNVKPADRIRQIELSMERVRWTPLQHADRLLVVNIPGFMLYGYETDGLGNIDVQLEMRVVIGRALNHRTPLFDESMRYIEFSPYWNIPPSIARSETIPAIKRDPGYFSRQQLEFVDGAGNVFQEVTPQRLDAVRAGQLRIRQRPGPRNALGDVKFVFPNNMNIFMHHTPATQLFSRSRRDFSHGCIRVEAPVDLARFVLANDPAWDENRIRQAMGLGRSNTTRLQQPVPVVIAYSTVMARDNGKIYFYSDIYGHDERLGLALEQRL
- a CDS encoding YcbK family protein yields the protein MRQVKRADMVINTRRSLLKASGFGLLLVGAPALAKVTTPVKIPGRQIGMNHLHTSERIGLVYARGPVYLDPALDKLNVFLRDHYTHEVGSMDPGLYDILHDIRNALGARGHYEIISGYRSPKTNERLRTTRGGGVAKRSLHMDGKAIDVRLPGVPLKDLREAAIALERGGVGYYPRDNFVHVDTGKFRTW
- a CDS encoding metal-dependent hydrolase; this encodes MDSLTQITLGSAVAVAVMGRKVPVWQSALWGAFAGTAPDLDVVMDFGDAILNMTRHRAETHAIAYLTAASAVFAAVAHLIHRQAATFSRWWMAFWLVLITHVGIDYMTVYGTQLALPWSNYPFGQGSIFIIDPLYTAPLLIGLLACLWSRSRFRWTWNALGLLVSSTYMVWTVIAQEHVTTVAKASPPGDRIDEWLITPSPLNTFLWRMVAVSPTHYYEGWYSVFDDSPKIEWRQYDRRADLIEQHWDHPGVREVARFSKGFYRMHERDDNVYVTDIRMGFEPNYFFVFNLGSVGPDNQLDVNRPAIQEGSRPELGPTWNWLIARILAPVGPQPGLDETGPSLPAALPPSIEPDVDIAR
- a CDS encoding 3-oxoacyl-ACP reductase, with product MKIEQQIVLVTGGARGLGESIVRALHREGARVAVNYLGSQSSAERLQSELGSRVCTVQADVTDPAAVGQMVSQIEAQFGSPVTSVINNALVSFTFNGDDRPRLDTITLQHFEQQARGAVGGALNTIQATLPGMRSARFGRIVNVGTNLFQNPVVPYHDYTAAKAGLLSLTRTAAHELGPDGITVNMVSGGLLRTTDASAATPDFVFDLIARNTPLQSVTTPEEFADAVLFFLSPWSRAVTGQNLVVDGGLVKD